A stretch of Stenotrophomonas indicatrix DNA encodes these proteins:
- the smeE gene encoding multidrug efflux RND transporter permease subunit SmeE, which translates to MARFFIDRPIFAWVIAIIIMLAGGLALFKLPISMYPNVAPPAVEISASYPGASAKVVEDSVTQIIEQNMKGLDGLIYFSSNSSSNGQATITLTFESGTNPDIAQVQVQNKLQLAMPLLPQEVQRQGINVAKSSSGFLNVIAFVSEDGSMDANDIADYVGSNVVDRLSRVPGVGNIQVFGGKYAMRIWLDPNKLHTYGMSVPEVVAAVKAQNAQVAIGQLGGAPSVKGQQLNATINAQSRLQTPEQFRNIIVRGAQDGAELRLGDVARVELGAESYDFVTRYNGQPASGLAVTLATGANALDTAAGVDETLKELEGFFPAGLKAEIPYDTTPFVRVSIKGVVQTLLEAIVLVFVVMYLFLQNFRATLIPTIAVPVVLLGTFGVLSVLGFSVNMLTMFAMVLAIGLLVDDAIVVVENVERIMSEEGLSPLEATRKSMSQITGALVGIGLVLSAVFVPMAFMSGSTGVIYRQFSATIVSAMALSVLVAIVLTPALCATMLKPLKKGEHHVAHRGFAGRFFNGFNRGFDRTSESYQRGVRGILHRPWRFMGIVAALFLLMGVLFVRLPSSFLPNEDQGVLMALVQAPVGATQERTLESIAALEKHFMENEKGAVESVFSVQGFSFAGMGQNAGMAFVKLKDWKDRDADNGVMPITGRAMAALGQIKDAFIFAFPPPAIPELGTASGYTFFLKDNSGQGHEALLAARNQLLGLAAGSKKLANVRPNGQEDTPQFRIDIDVAKASSLGLSIDQVNTTLATAWGSSYIDDFIDRGRVKRVFVQADQPFRMVPEDFDLWSVKNDKGEMVPFSAFASKHWDYGSPRLERYNGVSATEIQGEPAPGVASGDAMAEIEQLAKQLPAGFGVEWTAMSYQERQAGSQTPLLYTLSLMIVFLCLAALYESWSVPTSVLLVAPLGILGAVLANTFRGMERDIYFQVAMLTTVGLTSKNAILIVEFAKEHLEKGAGLIEATMHAVRDRLRPIIMTSLAFGMGVLPLAISSGAGSGAKQAIGTGVLGGMVVGTVLGVFFVPLFFVVVQRVFKKRNATS; encoded by the coding sequence ATGGCACGTTTCTTCATCGATCGACCCATCTTCGCGTGGGTCATCGCGATCATCATCATGCTCGCCGGCGGCCTGGCCCTGTTCAAGCTGCCGATCTCGATGTACCCCAACGTCGCACCGCCGGCGGTGGAAATCAGCGCCAGCTACCCGGGTGCTTCGGCCAAGGTGGTCGAAGACTCGGTGACGCAGATCATCGAGCAGAACATGAAGGGCCTTGATGGCCTGATCTATTTCTCCTCCAACAGTTCGTCCAATGGCCAGGCCACCATCACCCTGACCTTCGAGAGCGGGACCAACCCCGACATCGCCCAGGTGCAGGTGCAGAACAAGCTGCAGCTGGCGATGCCGCTGCTGCCGCAGGAAGTGCAGCGGCAGGGCATCAACGTGGCCAAGTCCAGCTCGGGCTTCCTGAACGTCATCGCGTTCGTGTCCGAAGACGGCAGCATGGATGCCAACGACATCGCCGACTACGTTGGTTCCAACGTCGTGGACCGTCTCAGCCGCGTTCCGGGCGTGGGCAACATCCAGGTGTTCGGTGGCAAGTACGCCATGCGCATCTGGCTGGACCCGAACAAGCTGCACACCTACGGCATGTCGGTGCCGGAAGTGGTCGCTGCGGTGAAGGCACAGAACGCGCAGGTGGCCATCGGCCAGCTGGGTGGTGCGCCGTCGGTGAAGGGCCAGCAGCTCAACGCCACCATCAACGCGCAGTCGCGCCTGCAGACCCCGGAACAGTTCCGCAACATCATCGTGCGCGGTGCGCAGGACGGTGCCGAACTGCGCCTGGGCGATGTAGCCCGCGTCGAGCTGGGCGCCGAGTCGTACGACTTCGTCACCCGCTACAACGGGCAGCCGGCCAGCGGCCTGGCGGTCACCCTGGCCACCGGCGCCAACGCGCTGGATACCGCTGCCGGTGTTGATGAAACGCTGAAGGAACTGGAAGGCTTCTTCCCGGCCGGCCTGAAGGCCGAGATCCCGTACGACACCACCCCGTTCGTGCGCGTGTCGATCAAGGGCGTGGTGCAGACCCTGCTCGAAGCGATCGTGCTGGTGTTCGTGGTGATGTACCTGTTCCTGCAGAACTTCCGCGCCACCCTGATCCCGACCATCGCCGTGCCGGTGGTGTTGCTGGGTACCTTCGGCGTGCTGTCGGTGCTGGGCTTCTCGGTGAACATGCTGACCATGTTCGCGATGGTGCTGGCCATCGGCCTGCTGGTGGACGATGCCATCGTGGTGGTGGAGAACGTCGAGCGCATCATGTCCGAAGAGGGCCTGTCGCCGCTGGAAGCCACCCGCAAGTCGATGAGCCAGATCACCGGCGCGCTGGTGGGCATCGGCCTGGTGCTGTCGGCGGTGTTCGTGCCGATGGCCTTCATGAGCGGCTCCACCGGCGTGATCTACCGGCAGTTCTCGGCGACGATCGTCTCGGCGATGGCGTTGTCGGTGCTGGTCGCGATCGTGCTTACCCCGGCGCTGTGCGCCACCATGCTCAAGCCGCTGAAGAAGGGTGAGCACCATGTCGCCCACCGCGGGTTCGCCGGTCGCTTCTTCAACGGTTTCAACCGTGGCTTCGACCGCACCAGCGAGAGCTACCAGCGCGGCGTGCGCGGCATCCTGCATCGCCCGTGGCGGTTCATGGGCATCGTGGCCGCGCTGTTCCTGCTGATGGGCGTGCTGTTCGTGCGCCTGCCCAGCTCGTTCCTGCCCAACGAAGACCAGGGTGTGCTGATGGCGCTGGTGCAGGCACCGGTAGGCGCAACCCAGGAGCGCACGCTGGAATCGATCGCCGCGCTCGAAAAGCACTTCATGGAAAACGAGAAGGGTGCCGTCGAATCGGTGTTCTCGGTGCAGGGCTTCAGCTTCGCCGGCATGGGCCAGAACGCGGGCATGGCCTTCGTCAAGTTGAAGGACTGGAAGGATCGTGACGCCGACAACGGTGTGATGCCGATCACCGGACGTGCGATGGCCGCGCTGGGGCAGATAAAGGATGCCTTCATCTTTGCCTTCCCGCCGCCGGCCATTCCGGAACTGGGTACGGCTTCCGGCTACACCTTCTTCCTGAAGGACAACAGCGGCCAGGGTCACGAGGCATTGCTGGCGGCCCGCAACCAGCTGCTCGGCTTGGCGGCCGGCAGCAAGAAGCTGGCCAACGTGCGACCGAACGGCCAGGAAGACACGCCGCAGTTCCGCATCGATATCGATGTGGCCAAGGCCAGCTCGCTGGGCCTGTCGATCGACCAGGTCAACACCACCCTGGCCACCGCGTGGGGCAGCTCGTACATCGATGACTTCATCGATCGCGGCCGCGTCAAGCGCGTGTTCGTGCAGGCTGACCAGCCGTTCCGCATGGTGCCGGAGGACTTCGATCTCTGGTCGGTGAAGAACGACAAGGGCGAGATGGTTCCGTTCAGCGCCTTCGCCAGCAAGCATTGGGACTACGGCTCGCCGCGCCTGGAACGCTACAACGGCGTGTCGGCTACCGAAATCCAGGGCGAGCCGGCCCCGGGCGTGGCGTCCGGTGATGCCATGGCCGAGATCGAACAGCTGGCCAAGCAGTTGCCGGCGGGCTTCGGCGTCGAGTGGACGGCGATGTCCTACCAGGAGCGCCAGGCGGGCTCGCAGACGCCGCTGCTGTACACCCTGTCGCTGATGATCGTGTTCCTGTGCCTTGCCGCGTTGTATGAAAGCTGGAGCGTGCCGACCTCGGTGCTGCTGGTGGCGCCGCTGGGTATTCTCGGTGCGGTGCTGGCCAACACCTTCCGTGGCATGGAGCGCGACATCTATTTCCAGGTGGCGATGCTGACCACGGTGGGCCTGACCAGCAAGAACGCGATCCTGATCGTCGAGTTCGCCAAGGAGCATCTGGAGAAGGGCGCGGGGCTGATCGAAGCGACGATGCACGCGGTCCGCGACCGTCTGCGCCCGATCATCATGACCTCGCTGGCCTTCGGCATGGGCGTGCTGCCGCTGGCGATCTCCAGCGGTGCCGGCTCCGGCGCCAAGCAGGCGATCGGCACCGGCGTGCTCGGTGGCATGGTGGTCGGCACCGTACTCGGCGTGTTCTTCGTGCCGCTGTTCTTCGTCGTGGTGCAGCGCGTGTTCAAGAAGCGCAACGCCACCAGCTGA
- the hslU gene encoding ATP-dependent protease ATPase subunit HslU, which yields MPHKIEVSSATMTPREIVQELDRHIVGQHDAKRAVAIALRNRWRRMQLQPELRNEVMPKNILMIGPTGVGKTEIARRLATLANAPFVKVEATRFTEVGYVGKDVEQIIRDLADTAVKLYREQAKVRVRTQAEERAEDRILDALLPRRSGGIGFDPEAARNEPSAQDNETRIKFRKMLRNGELDDREIELDLTANVSMDIMTPPGMEEMGQQLKSMFANLGGGAKAHKRTLTIKAARPLLQEEEAGKLVNEDDIRTAAIEACEQHGIVFIDEIDKVAKRGDNVGGGDVSREGVQRDLLPLVEGSNVSTKYGTIKTDHILFIASGAFHLAKPSDLIPELQGRFPIRVELGALSKADFVRILTEPKAALTKQYEALLATEGVKVSFTTDAIDRLAEIAFQVNERQENIGARRLHTVLERLLDSLSYEAPDRDGETLAIDSAYVDAHLGELVQDPDLSRYIL from the coding sequence ATGCCGCACAAGATCGAAGTTTCCTCCGCCACCATGACCCCGCGCGAGATCGTGCAGGAGCTGGACCGGCACATCGTCGGCCAGCACGACGCCAAGCGCGCGGTCGCCATCGCCCTGCGCAACCGCTGGCGCCGCATGCAGCTGCAGCCCGAGCTGCGCAACGAGGTCATGCCCAAGAACATCCTGATGATCGGCCCGACCGGCGTCGGCAAGACCGAGATCGCGCGCCGCCTGGCCACGCTGGCCAACGCGCCGTTCGTCAAGGTCGAAGCGACCCGCTTCACCGAAGTCGGCTATGTCGGCAAGGATGTCGAGCAGATCATCCGTGACCTGGCCGATACCGCGGTCAAGCTGTACCGCGAGCAGGCCAAGGTGCGCGTGCGCACGCAGGCCGAAGAGCGCGCCGAAGACCGCATCCTCGATGCGCTGCTGCCGCGCCGCAGCGGTGGCATCGGCTTCGACCCGGAGGCTGCGCGCAACGAACCGTCGGCGCAGGACAACGAGACCCGCATCAAGTTCCGCAAGATGCTGCGCAACGGCGAGCTGGACGATCGCGAGATCGAGCTCGACCTGACCGCCAACGTCAGCATGGACATCATGACCCCGCCGGGCATGGAGGAAATGGGCCAGCAGCTGAAGTCGATGTTCGCCAACCTCGGTGGTGGCGCCAAGGCCCACAAGCGCACGCTGACCATCAAGGCCGCGCGTCCGCTGCTGCAGGAGGAAGAGGCTGGCAAGCTGGTCAACGAGGACGACATCCGCACTGCCGCGATCGAGGCCTGCGAGCAGCACGGCATCGTGTTCATCGACGAGATCGACAAGGTCGCCAAGCGGGGTGACAACGTGGGCGGTGGCGATGTCTCGCGCGAAGGCGTGCAGCGCGATCTGCTGCCGCTGGTGGAAGGTTCCAACGTGTCCACCAAGTACGGCACGATCAAGACCGACCACATCCTGTTCATCGCATCGGGTGCGTTCCACCTGGCCAAGCCCAGTGACCTGATCCCGGAACTGCAGGGTCGCTTCCCGATCCGCGTGGAGCTGGGTGCGCTGAGCAAGGCTGATTTCGTGCGCATCCTGACCGAGCCGAAGGCTGCGCTGACCAAGCAGTACGAAGCGCTGCTGGCCACCGAAGGCGTCAAGGTCAGCTTCACCACCGATGCCATCGACCGCCTGGCCGAGATCGCCTTCCAGGTGAACGAGCGCCAGGAGAACATCGGTGCGCGCCGCCTGCATACCGTGCTGGAGCGCCTGCTGGATTCGCTCAGCTACGAAGCACCGGACCGCGATGGTGAAACCCTGGCTATCGACAGTGCCTATGTCGATGCGCACCTGGGTGAACTGGTGCAGGACCCGGACCTGAGCCGTTACATCCTGTAA
- the ubiE gene encoding bifunctional demethylmenaquinone methyltransferase/2-methoxy-6-polyprenyl-1,4-benzoquinol methylase UbiE: protein MSESPYKSGTTHFGFRDVDAKDKQKLVGQVFTSVARNYDLMNDLMSMGVHRAWKRYYVATAQVKPGDRVLDLAGGTGDIAALLKERVGAEGSVVLGDINAGMLSVGRDRLTNRGLVLGLDYVQCNAEALPFPDNSFDLVTIAFGLRNVTDKDAGLREMYRVLKVGGQARVLEFSEVTADWFKPIYDFHSFKILPKLGKLFANDSDSYQYLAESIRKHPPQEELKAMMGQAGFERCHYKNLTGGIVSIHSGYKL from the coding sequence ATGAGCGAATCCCCCTACAAATCCGGTACCACCCATTTCGGGTTCCGCGACGTTGACGCCAAGGACAAGCAGAAGCTGGTCGGCCAGGTGTTCACGTCGGTCGCGCGCAACTACGACCTGATGAACGACCTGATGAGCATGGGCGTGCACCGGGCATGGAAGCGCTACTACGTCGCCACCGCGCAGGTGAAGCCGGGTGACCGCGTGCTCGACCTGGCCGGTGGCACCGGCGATATCGCCGCGCTGCTGAAGGAGCGCGTCGGTGCCGAGGGTTCGGTGGTGCTGGGCGACATCAACGCCGGCATGCTGTCGGTCGGCCGTGACCGCCTGACCAACCGCGGCCTGGTGCTGGGCCTGGACTACGTGCAGTGCAACGCCGAGGCCCTGCCGTTCCCGGACAACAGCTTCGACCTGGTGACCATCGCCTTTGGTCTGCGCAACGTGACCGACAAGGACGCCGGCCTGCGCGAGATGTACCGCGTGCTGAAGGTGGGTGGCCAGGCCCGCGTGCTGGAGTTCTCCGAAGTCACCGCCGACTGGTTCAAGCCGATCTACGACTTCCACTCGTTCAAGATCCTGCCGAAGCTGGGCAAGCTGTTCGCCAACGATTCGGACAGTTACCAGTACCTGGCCGAGAGCATCCGCAAGCATCCGCCGCAGGAAGAGCTGAAGGCGATGATGGGGCAGGCCGGCTTCGAGCGCTGCCACTACAAGAACCTGACCGGCGGCATCGTCTCGATCCACTCCGGCTACAAGCTGTAA
- the hslV gene encoding ATP-dependent protease subunit HslV — protein MDPSQNPTVFHATTIVCVRRGEHVAIAGDGQVTLGHTVMKGNARKVRRLGRDGQVLAGFAGAAADAFTLFELFEAKLEKHGQLQRAAVELAKDWRTERRLGKLEALLAVADKETSLIISGTGDVIEPEDGIIAIGSGGSYALSAARALMAHTELDARTIASEAINIAGDICIYTNRNVVVEEL, from the coding sequence ATGGACCCCAGTCAGAATCCCACCGTTTTCCACGCCACCACCATCGTCTGCGTTCGTCGCGGCGAGCACGTGGCCATTGCCGGCGACGGCCAGGTCACCCTCGGCCACACGGTGATGAAGGGCAACGCACGCAAGGTCCGCCGCCTTGGCCGCGATGGCCAGGTGCTGGCCGGCTTTGCCGGTGCCGCCGCCGATGCCTTCACCCTGTTCGAGCTGTTCGAAGCCAAGCTGGAAAAGCATGGCCAGCTGCAGCGTGCCGCGGTGGAACTGGCCAAGGATTGGCGCACCGAGCGCCGCCTCGGCAAGCTCGAAGCCCTGCTGGCGGTGGCCGACAAGGAAACCTCGCTGATCATCAGCGGCACCGGCGACGTCATCGAGCCGGAGGACGGCATCATCGCCATCGGTTCCGGTGGTTCGTATGCGCTGTCCGCTGCACGCGCGCTGATGGCGCACACCGAACTGGATGCACGCACCATCGCCAGCGAAGCGATCAACATCGCCGGTGACATCTGCATCTACACCAACCGCAACGTGGTGGTCGAGGAGTTGTGA
- a CDS encoding REP-associated tyrosine transposase, translating to MSSRHLARGRDSRVDSCYVLTTVVRQRRRVFEDPDHAACLLEALRFVERAGMSHSFAWVIMPDHLHWLVQLRSGTLARLMGTVKSRSSRHLGQQFGVDTPLWQPSYFDHAVRHEEALRRHALYILGNPIRAGLTSQLNEYPFAWCRWSMR from the coding sequence ATGTCCAGTCGTCATCTTGCTCGTGGCCGCGATTCCCGGGTCGATAGCTGCTATGTGCTCACCACTGTCGTACGCCAGCGGCGTCGGGTTTTCGAAGACCCCGACCATGCCGCATGCCTGCTGGAAGCGCTGCGGTTCGTGGAACGTGCAGGCATGAGCCACTCGTTTGCCTGGGTCATCATGCCCGATCATCTCCATTGGCTGGTGCAACTGCGCAGTGGAACACTTGCCCGACTGATGGGAACGGTGAAGTCACGCAGCAGCAGACACTTGGGGCAACAGTTCGGAGTGGATACACCGCTTTGGCAGCCCAGCTACTTTGACCATGCGGTGCGTCATGAGGAAGCCTTGAGGCGTCACGCTCTCTACATCCTGGGCAATCCCATTCGGGCGGGACTCACCAGCCAATTGAATGAGTATCCCTTTGCGTGGTGCCGCTGGTCGATGCGGTAG
- the smeF gene encoding multidrug efflux RND transporter outer membrane subunit SmeF — translation MEVIPMKSASLFLSIAAALALAGCGTLAPKDTAVAPAIPSQWPAEAAQGEVADAAAVGWRDFFTDERLQQVIGQALDNNRDLRVAVLNVEKARGQYRVQRADRVPAVAVTGQMDRRGGDVPVTEQFSAGVGVAEFELDLFGRVRNLSEAALQQYFAVAANRRNAQLSLVAETATAWLTYGADAQQLKIAEATVKTYEDSLRLAEARHERGGSSGLELTQTRTLVETARTDAARLRGQLAQDRNALALLAGGQLDPALLPDSIAPQVLALAPPPAGLPSDVLLQRPDIMAAEHQLLAANANIGAARAAFFPSISLTGSIGSGSGELSGLFDSGTRVWSFLPKLTLPIFQGGKLRANLAVANADRDIALAQYEKSIQSGFRETADALALNVSLDEQAASQQRLVEAAEQANRLSQARYDAGLDSFVTLLDARRTAYNAQQSQLQTQLAQQANRITLYKVLGGGWHERG, via the coding sequence ATGGAAGTCATTCCAATGAAAAGTGCATCTCTGTTCCTCTCCATCGCTGCGGCACTGGCGCTTGCCGGCTGCGGCACCCTGGCGCCGAAGGACACCGCAGTGGCCCCGGCCATTCCGTCGCAGTGGCCGGCTGAAGCCGCGCAGGGCGAAGTGGCCGATGCGGCCGCGGTCGGCTGGCGTGACTTCTTCACCGACGAGCGCCTGCAGCAGGTGATCGGCCAGGCGCTGGACAACAACCGCGACCTGCGCGTGGCCGTGCTCAACGTCGAAAAGGCGCGTGGCCAGTATCGCGTGCAGCGCGCAGACCGGGTGCCGGCCGTGGCCGTGACCGGGCAGATGGACCGCCGCGGTGGCGACGTGCCGGTCACCGAGCAGTTCAGCGCGGGCGTCGGCGTGGCCGAGTTCGAACTGGACCTGTTCGGCCGCGTGCGCAACCTGAGCGAAGCCGCGCTGCAGCAGTACTTCGCTGTAGCCGCCAACCGCCGCAACGCGCAGCTGAGCCTGGTGGCCGAGACCGCCACCGCGTGGTTGACCTACGGTGCCGACGCGCAACAGTTGAAAATCGCCGAAGCCACGGTGAAGACCTATGAGGATTCGCTGCGCCTGGCCGAAGCGCGCCATGAGCGCGGTGGCAGTTCAGGGTTGGAACTGACCCAGACCCGCACCCTGGTGGAAACCGCGCGTACCGATGCCGCACGCCTGCGTGGACAGCTGGCCCAGGACCGCAACGCGCTGGCGCTGCTGGCCGGTGGCCAGCTGGATCCGGCGCTGTTGCCGGACAGCATCGCGCCGCAGGTGCTTGCGTTGGCACCACCGCCGGCTGGCCTGCCCAGCGACGTGCTGCTGCAGCGCCCGGACATCATGGCGGCGGAGCATCAGCTGTTGGCAGCCAATGCCAACATCGGTGCCGCACGCGCTGCCTTCTTCCCCAGCATCTCGCTGACCGGCAGCATCGGCAGTGGCTCGGGTGAATTGTCCGGCCTGTTCGACAGCGGTACGCGGGTGTGGAGCTTCCTGCCGAAGCTTACCTTGCCGATCTTCCAGGGCGGCAAGCTGCGCGCGAACCTGGCCGTGGCCAACGCCGACCGCGATATCGCGCTGGCGCAGTACGAAAAGTCGATCCAGAGTGGTTTCCGCGAAACCGCCGATGCGCTGGCATTGAATGTCAGCCTGGATGAACAGGCGGCCTCGCAGCAGCGCCTGGTGGAAGCGGCCGAGCAGGCCAACCGCCTGTCGCAGGCGCGCTATGACGCGGGCCTGGACAGCTTCGTCACCCTGCTGGATGCACGTCGTACGGCCTACAACGCGCAGCAGAGCCAGCTGCAGACACAGCTGGCGCAGCAGGCCAACCGCATCACGCTGTACAAGGTGCTGGGCGGCGGCTGGCACGAGCGCGGGTAA
- the smeT gene encoding efflux transporter SmeDEF transcriptional repressor SmeT, protein MARKTKEDTQATREGILDAAEACFHEHGVARTTLEMIGARAGYTRGAVYWHFKNKGEVLTAIVERVHLPFMQELERTSTDQRDTPVHDLRAVMIHSFIELSEDERLRKTMEIMLRSDASADTRVLTELQQSGFRDALDRMERALRRAQDLGQLRDGADPKIAARMLHATVLGVLHGAMVEPDLMDLKRDGMLALDMTLAAYVKEGVFVPGSVPEPLPEA, encoded by the coding sequence ATGGCCCGCAAAACCAAAGAGGACACCCAGGCAACCCGCGAAGGCATCCTGGATGCCGCCGAAGCCTGTTTCCACGAACACGGCGTGGCCCGGACCACGCTGGAGATGATCGGTGCCCGCGCCGGCTACACCCGCGGCGCCGTGTACTGGCATTTCAAGAACAAGGGCGAGGTGCTGACCGCGATCGTCGAACGGGTGCACCTGCCCTTCATGCAGGAGCTGGAGCGCACCTCCACCGACCAGCGCGACACGCCGGTGCATGACCTGCGCGCGGTGATGATCCACTCGTTCATCGAGCTGTCCGAGGACGAGCGCCTGCGCAAGACCATGGAGATCATGCTGCGCAGCGATGCCTCGGCCGACACCAGGGTGCTGACCGAACTGCAGCAGAGCGGTTTCCGCGATGCCCTGGACCGGATGGAACGCGCCCTGCGCCGTGCCCAGGACCTGGGCCAGCTGCGCGACGGCGCCGACCCGAAGATCGCCGCGCGCATGCTGCACGCCACCGTGCTCGGCGTGCTGCACGGGGCGATGGTCGAACCGGACCTGATGGACCTCAAGCGCGACGGCATGCTGGCGCTGGACATGACCCTGGCCGCCTACGTGAAGGAAGGCGTGTTCGTACCGGGTTCGGTACCCGAGCCGCTGCCGGAGGCGTGA
- the smeD gene encoding multidrug efflux RND transporter periplasmic adaptor subunit SmeD, with protein MLLSRIRPFALSLAIAATVAACGGQPQAPEQGPGQVSVVTLKSETVGLTRELPGRTNAFLVAEVRPQVNGIVAKRLFTEGGMVKAGEPLYQIEDASYRAQANSARAQLARAEATANAARLSAKRITELAKVDAVSQQDLENAVAAQKQAEADVGAAKASLDAANVTLGYARITAPISGRIGKSTVTQGALVSAGQATALATVQQLDPIYVDLTQSSAELLQLRRELAAGRLQDNQQTPVSILMEDGSTFEHKGTLEFSEVSVDPATGSFALRVRVDNPDGLLMPGMYVRAVIGGGVRSDAVLVPMQGIARDPKGDTSAMVVGKDNKVEVRPVKVSRTVGDKWLVEDGLKAGDKVIVEGLQKIGPGMPVNATEQGAAPAKPAAAQPAAAAAGAK; from the coding sequence ATGTTGCTGAGCCGAATCCGACCCTTCGCGTTGTCGCTGGCCATCGCTGCCACCGTCGCTGCCTGCGGCGGCCAACCCCAGGCACCCGAACAGGGGCCGGGCCAGGTCAGCGTGGTCACGCTGAAGTCCGAGACCGTCGGGCTGACCCGTGAGCTGCCGGGCCGCACCAACGCCTTCCTGGTGGCCGAAGTGCGCCCGCAGGTCAACGGCATCGTCGCCAAGCGCCTGTTCACCGAGGGTGGGATGGTCAAGGCCGGCGAGCCGCTGTACCAGATCGAGGACGCCAGCTATCGCGCCCAGGCCAACAGTGCGCGTGCACAGCTGGCCCGCGCCGAAGCCACCGCCAATGCGGCGCGGCTGAGCGCCAAGCGCATCACCGAGCTGGCCAAGGTCGACGCGGTCAGCCAGCAGGATCTGGAAAACGCCGTGGCTGCGCAGAAGCAGGCAGAGGCCGATGTCGGCGCCGCCAAGGCCTCACTGGATGCCGCCAACGTGACCCTCGGCTATGCGCGCATCACCGCGCCGATCAGCGGCCGCATCGGCAAGTCCACCGTCACCCAGGGCGCGCTGGTCAGCGCCGGCCAGGCCACGGCGCTGGCAACCGTGCAGCAGCTGGACCCGATCTACGTCGACCTGACCCAGTCCTCGGCCGAGCTGCTGCAGCTGCGCCGCGAGCTGGCCGCCGGCCGCCTGCAGGACAACCAGCAGACGCCGGTCAGCATCCTGATGGAAGACGGCAGCACCTTCGAACACAAGGGCACGCTGGAGTTCTCCGAAGTCAGCGTCGATCCGGCCACCGGCAGCTTCGCGCTGCGGGTCAGGGTCGACAACCCCGATGGCCTGCTGATGCCGGGCATGTACGTGCGCGCGGTGATCGGCGGCGGTGTGCGCAGCGATGCGGTGCTGGTGCCGATGCAGGGCATCGCCCGCGATCCGAAGGGCGATACCAGTGCAATGGTGGTCGGCAAGGACAACAAGGTCGAAGTGCGCCCGGTCAAGGTCAGCCGCACCGTCGGCGACAAGTGGCTGGTCGAGGACGGCCTGAAGGCCGGCGACAAGGTCATCGTCGAAGGCCTGCAGAAGATCGGCCCGGGCATGCCCGTGAATGCCACCGAACAGGGCGCCGCCCCGGCCAAGCCGGCCGCCGCCCAACCTGCAGCTGCGGCCGCAGGCGCGAAGTAA
- a CDS encoding low affinity iron permease family protein, translating to MSARNLFNTIAKKAAAATGSPWTFLAAVSIVVLWGISGPIFKFNDTWQLVINTGTTIITFLMVFLIQHTQNSDTAAMQIKLDELIRATAEANNELLDLEELDEERLEEIRAEYERMAREAGDALTRVRACRTERRDDEAV from the coding sequence ATGAGCGCAAGGAACCTGTTCAATACGATCGCCAAGAAGGCCGCGGCCGCCACCGGCTCGCCGTGGACCTTCCTGGCCGCAGTGTCGATCGTCGTGCTGTGGGGCATCAGCGGCCCCATATTCAAGTTCAACGACACCTGGCAGCTGGTGATCAACACCGGCACCACCATCATCACCTTCCTGATGGTGTTCCTGATCCAGCACACGCAGAACTCTGACACCGCGGCGATGCAGATCAAGCTGGATGAACTGATCCGCGCCACCGCCGAGGCCAACAACGAGCTGCTGGACCTGGAAGAGCTGGACGAAGAGCGCCTGGAAGAGATCCGCGCCGAGTACGAAAGGATGGCGCGCGAAGCCGGCGACGCATTGACGCGGGTACGCGCCTGCCGCACCGAGCGGCGCGACGACGAAGCGGTGTGA
- a CDS encoding nucleoside deaminase: protein MITTPDYQALLQTAIAEARQGLAEGGVPIGAALYHNDGRLLGCGHNRRVQEGDPSVHGETDAFRKAGRQRRYQDTIMVTTLAPCWYCSGLVRQFNIGTVVVGESRTFQGGIDWLRENGVNVIDLDSQECVDLLGGFIAQHPEIWNEDIGE, encoded by the coding sequence ATGATCACCACGCCCGACTACCAGGCCCTGCTGCAGACCGCCATTGCCGAAGCCCGCCAGGGGCTGGCCGAAGGCGGCGTGCCGATCGGCGCGGCGCTGTACCACAACGACGGCCGCCTGCTCGGCTGCGGCCACAACCGCCGCGTGCAGGAAGGTGACCCGTCCGTGCATGGCGAGACCGATGCCTTCCGCAAGGCCGGCCGCCAGCGCCGCTACCAGGACACCATCATGGTTACGACCCTGGCCCCCTGCTGGTACTGCTCGGGCCTGGTGCGGCAATTCAACATCGGCACGGTGGTGGTCGGCGAATCGCGCACTTTCCAGGGCGGCATCGACTGGCTGCGGGAAAACGGCGTCAACGTGATCGACCTGGACAGCCAGGAATGCGTGGACCTGCTTGGCGGTTTCATTGCGCAACATCCGGAAATCTGGAACGAAGACATCGGCGAATGA